A section of the Triticum dicoccoides isolate Atlit2015 ecotype Zavitan chromosome 7A, WEW_v2.0, whole genome shotgun sequence genome encodes:
- the LOC119329843 gene encoding uncharacterized protein LOC119329843, with product MLCDDYLHYRSLPTKFHNLNFHFIKQEKRGWSSMMHLWIHLMMNPIPSHLEYPSLHFKANILRVTTPKLYVGRGVRPLLYEKKCTQLRTQDANGAEPFTIERTRATIRNLRTKLNITIAFVKDVSRRVVAVCDDSSKCWQGCGESLAMCTR from the exons ATGCTCTGTGATGACTACTTGCACTACAGGAGCCTCCCAACGAAG TTTCACAATCTGAACTTTCATTTCATTAAACAAGAAAAGCGAGGTTGGTCATCGATGATGCATTTATGGATCCATTTGATGATGAATCCTATCCCATCCCATCTTGAATACCCCTCTCTGCATTTCAAAG CAAATATCTTGAGAGTGACCACTCCAAAACTTTATGTTG GAAGGGGAGTACGTCCGCTGCTGTATGAGAAAAAGTGCACGCAACTGAGGACCCAGGATGCTAACGGTGCAGAGCCGTTCACCATCGAGAGGACCAGGGCCACCATCAGGAATCTccggaccaagctcaacatcaccaTCGCCTTTGTCAAAGACGTGTCCCGGAGGGTAGTTGCTGTCTGCGACGACTCATCCAAAT GCTGGCAAGGATGTGGCGAGTCATTGGCGATGTGCACCAGGTGA